Proteins from a genomic interval of Ensifer canadensis:
- a CDS encoding L,D-transpeptidase family protein: MHQNPFMVGTLEQPTIVVRTGQDPQNPHIGFLAIDDWTVKCAIGRNGLVDPQMKREGDGKTPRGRHPLRYGFYDPTVFGDEPRSFDFPFLPKPENYRWVEDADSPFYNQLVFETDETQASRRGERLFDLIIPVGWNDALREARGGSAIFIHTARPDYSGTAGCVVVAHDHLMELARRVRPGMVVDITSIDDPATSLAPLVIAPPKSIESVTFHGMEPGPRLIVTGSVHGNEPAGPYAINRLINEFRIGQRELERGQVTFVPVVNGLAFRKNERMGDRNFNRDLSESAIPQDNEDRVANILCPLLRAHDVLIDLHSFSSQGEAFALIGPKDNQGSLEPFAHEVAEAKLARALALPLVVHGWLPAHEKALKQKRDAGVAEGLSSLHGIGTTEYMRFAGGYGVTVECGQHLDPKGPQVGYDCIVNGMASLGLIADQGPETATPYVLEICDAVLADHEEDHLVKQFTAGEPVTEGAIIGKRADGSAIVMPYDGAIIFAGLTAPVHSELCFLCKQSNRLEVKVSV; the protein is encoded by the coding sequence ATGCATCAAAACCCGTTTATGGTCGGAACCCTCGAGCAGCCCACAATTGTCGTGCGCACAGGACAGGATCCGCAAAACCCGCATATCGGTTTTCTAGCCATTGATGACTGGACCGTAAAATGCGCCATCGGCCGCAACGGACTGGTGGATCCGCAAATGAAACGCGAAGGCGATGGTAAAACCCCGCGGGGGCGCCACCCCCTGCGTTATGGTTTTTATGATCCAACCGTTTTCGGTGACGAACCACGCAGTTTCGATTTCCCGTTCTTGCCCAAGCCTGAAAATTATCGCTGGGTAGAAGATGCCGACAGTCCCTTCTATAATCAGCTGGTGTTTGAAACGGACGAAACACAGGCTTCACGACGCGGCGAGAGATTGTTTGATCTGATCATTCCTGTCGGCTGGAATGACGCGTTGCGCGAAGCCCGCGGGGGGTCTGCAATTTTTATCCACACGGCACGGCCGGATTATAGCGGCACGGCCGGTTGTGTGGTGGTCGCACATGATCATCTGATGGAACTCGCACGGCGCGTTCGTCCCGGCATGGTCGTTGATATTACTTCGATTGATGATCCGGCCACATCGCTTGCTCCTCTTGTTATTGCCCCCCCCAAATCCATTGAGAGTGTCACTTTCCACGGCATGGAGCCCGGTCCTCGTCTGATCGTCACGGGTTCTGTTCATGGCAATGAGCCTGCCGGTCCCTATGCGATCAACCGTTTGATCAATGAATTCCGCATCGGCCAAAGAGAGCTCGAGCGCGGTCAGGTTACATTCGTGCCGGTGGTAAACGGGCTCGCTTTTCGTAAAAATGAACGCATGGGAGACCGCAATTTCAATCGCGATCTTTCGGAGAGCGCCATCCCGCAGGACAACGAAGATCGGGTGGCCAATATCCTGTGCCCGTTGCTGCGTGCCCATGATGTGCTGATCGATCTGCATTCATTCAGCTCGCAAGGGGAAGCTTTCGCCTTGATCGGGCCGAAGGATAATCAAGGCTCGCTTGAACCCTTCGCCCATGAAGTAGCAGAAGCAAAACTGGCCCGGGCACTTGCCCTTCCACTGGTCGTGCATGGCTGGCTGCCTGCACACGAAAAAGCACTGAAACAGAAACGCGATGCAGGTGTAGCCGAAGGCCTTTCATCGCTGCATGGTATCGGCACCACGGAATACATGCGCTTTGCCGGTGGCTACGGCGTTACCGTTGAATGCGGCCAGCATCTGGATCCGAAGGGGCCGCAGGTCGGTTATGATTGCATCGTCAATGGCATGGCATCTCTCGGGCTGATTGCTGATCAGGGGCCGGAAACCGCAACACCGTATGTGCTGGAAATTTGCGATGCCGTTCTCGCCGATCATGAAGAGGATCATCTGGTAAAGCAGTTTACGGCTGGCGAACCGGTCACTGAAGGCGCGATCATCGGAAAGCGTGCCGACGGCAGCGCCATTGTGATGCCCTACGACGGGGCAATCATTTTCGCGGGGCTGACCGCGCCCGTGCATAGCGAGCTCTGCTTCCTTTGCAAACAGAGTAATCGTTTGGAAGTCAAAGTATCCGTCTGA
- a CDS encoding ABC transporter ATP-binding protein, with protein MTEQIIVLTPTARDNNGNTAEVLTIRDLRIHYSVREGFRKKTLKAVNGIDLSIKAGECLGLVGESGCGKSTLAGAIMGLVPITSGSVHVAGQDVPTAVKSDPLAQARNVQMVFQDPFASLNPRRSVREALAAPLRLHGVKDSAEVEARVIDMLAKVGMKPEAADRRPHEFSGGQRQRICIARALIVKPKLLVCDEPVSALDVSIRAQIINLLLELKDELGIALLMISHDLGVVEHMSDRIAVMYLGRIVEEGAWSDIFTHPLHPYTQALIASIPDPLAPTARQCRMQGEAPSPLNPPPGCAFNPRCPSAFDKCRVGDIPPFTISPGDRFHRARCHLLEQAK; from the coding sequence ATGACTGAACAGATCATCGTCTTGACACCGACAGCTCGCGACAACAACGGCAACACTGCCGAAGTGCTCACCATTCGCGATCTGCGAATCCATTATTCTGTTCGCGAAGGCTTCCGGAAAAAGACACTGAAGGCTGTGAATGGAATTGATCTCTCTATCAAGGCAGGCGAATGCCTCGGCCTGGTTGGTGAGAGCGGCTGTGGCAAATCCACGCTTGCCGGCGCCATCATGGGGCTTGTCCCCATCACGTCCGGTTCCGTGCATGTGGCGGGGCAGGATGTGCCGACAGCAGTTAAAAGCGACCCGCTCGCCCAGGCGCGTAATGTGCAGATGGTATTCCAGGATCCCTTTGCCTCACTCAATCCGCGGCGTTCTGTGCGAGAGGCCCTTGCCGCACCTTTGCGCCTCCATGGCGTGAAAGACAGCGCCGAGGTGGAAGCGCGTGTGATCGACATGTTGGCCAAGGTCGGCATGAAACCTGAAGCGGCAGATCGCAGACCGCACGAATTTTCCGGTGGCCAGAGACAGCGTATTTGTATCGCGCGGGCGTTGATTGTTAAACCGAAGCTGCTTGTCTGCGACGAGCCTGTTTCGGCCCTGGATGTGTCGATCCGCGCGCAGATCATCAACTTGCTGCTGGAATTGAAGGACGAACTCGGTATCGCGCTTTTGATGATTTCGCACGATCTTGGTGTCGTCGAACATATGAGCGATCGTATTGCCGTAATGTACCTGGGACGCATCGTCGAAGAGGGGGCATGGAGTGATATTTTCACCCATCCGCTGCATCCCTATACGCAGGCTTTGATCGCTTCCATTCCTGATCCGTTGGCGCCCACAGCGCGCCAGTGCCGGATGCAGGGTGAAGCACCGTCGCCGCTCAATCCCCCGCCGGGCTGTGCTTTCAATCCGCGTTGTCCCTCCGCATTTGATAAGTGCCGCGTGGGCGATATCCCCCCATTTACCATTTCGCCCGGTGATCGGTTCCACCGCGCCCGTTGTCATTTGTTAGAGCAGGCTAAATAA
- a CDS encoding ABC transporter ATP-binding protein: MTDSSILQVENLSIALRAKGQDFPAVNQIDFSIRAGEVFGLVGESGCGKSLCALTIAGLLREPLHVTQGRVLLEGQDINRLSNRDLRRLRGDRVAMIFQEPMTSLNPLMTIGDQIGEMFVLHKGMSVRQARLKAIEALEQVQVPSPERRIKDYPHQLSGGMRQRVMIAIALACDPALLIADEPTTALDVTIQAEIVELILDLCTARGTAVLMISHDLGLVARMCHRVAVMYAGHIVEQRRASEIFTDPRHPYTHGLVGSLPRLGRRLQEGRSRLVEIKGVVPGLTERDIGCGFASRCPRVTDECRAMMPPAAPLEELGSIRCFHHD, encoded by the coding sequence ATGACTGACAGTTCCATTCTACAAGTCGAAAATCTTTCGATAGCACTGCGTGCCAAGGGACAGGACTTTCCCGCTGTGAACCAAATCGATTTTTCTATTCGAGCCGGTGAAGTGTTCGGGCTTGTCGGAGAATCGGGTTGCGGCAAGAGCCTGTGTGCCTTGACGATTGCGGGTTTGCTGCGCGAGCCATTGCACGTCACGCAGGGACGGGTACTCCTGGAGGGGCAGGATATCAATCGCTTGTCCAACAGGGACCTGCGACGTCTGCGCGGCGACCGCGTGGCCATGATTTTTCAAGAGCCGATGACGTCGCTTAATCCTCTGATGACTATCGGCGACCAGATCGGCGAAATGTTCGTGCTGCATAAAGGCATGAGCGTTCGCCAGGCCCGGCTAAAAGCCATTGAGGCGCTGGAACAGGTGCAGGTTCCAAGCCCGGAACGGCGTATCAAGGACTATCCGCACCAGCTTTCCGGTGGCATGCGCCAGCGTGTGATGATTGCGATTGCGCTGGCCTGCGATCCGGCCTTGCTGATTGCTGATGAGCCGACAACTGCACTGGACGTGACTATTCAGGCCGAGATTGTCGAACTCATACTCGATCTGTGCACAGCCCGGGGAACGGCGGTCCTGATGATTTCGCATGATCTGGGGCTGGTCGCACGCATGTGCCATCGGGTGGCGGTCATGTATGCCGGCCACATCGTGGAACAGCGTCGCGCCAGTGAGATTTTCACCGATCCGCGCCACCCTTATACGCATGGGCTCGTCGGTTCGTTGCCGCGCCTTGGCCGTCGGCTGCAGGAGGGGCGGTCCCGATTGGTCGAGATCAAGGGGGTCGTTCCTGGCCTGACGGAACGGGATATCGGGTGCGGCTTTGCTTCGCGCTGTCCGCGTGTCACCGATGAATGTCGGGCGATGATGCCGCCTGCGGCCCCCCTTGAAGAGCTGGGTTCGATTAGGTGTTTCCATCATGACTGA
- a CDS encoding ABC transporter permease codes for MMFRSNLVIGLTIFVTIILVALFAPWIAHYDPVSDSKLLYADEAPSAQFWFGTDEQGRDIFSRIAYGARISIMIGLAVQTMNTCIGVLLGLSAGYVGGWWDEFVQGLTNLMLSIPTIVFALALMAVLGPGLPSLLIALGLTDWAYSCRISRAQVLTQKSQNYVQAARTLGFGKFYIMLREILPNIGGPLIVVATMGIGSAIMAEASLSFLGLGVVPPAPSWGGMLARAREQLMVAPWVAIFPGLALFITVLGFNMLGDGLRDLLDPHGRAKR; via the coding sequence CTGATGTTTCGCTCCAATCTTGTCATCGGGCTCACAATCTTCGTGACCATTATTCTGGTTGCACTGTTTGCGCCATGGATTGCCCACTACGATCCGGTTTCCGACTCCAAACTTCTCTATGCCGACGAGGCACCAAGCGCACAGTTCTGGTTTGGCACCGATGAGCAGGGCAGGGATATTTTCTCGCGCATTGCCTATGGTGCGCGTATTTCGATCATGATCGGTCTTGCGGTCCAGACGATGAATACCTGCATAGGCGTTCTGCTGGGTCTTTCCGCGGGCTATGTCGGCGGCTGGTGGGACGAGTTTGTCCAGGGCCTGACAAATTTGATGCTATCCATTCCAACCATTGTGTTTGCCTTGGCTCTCATGGCGGTTCTTGGCCCCGGTCTGCCCAGCCTGCTGATTGCCCTTGGTTTGACGGATTGGGCCTATAGCTGTCGCATTTCGCGGGCGCAGGTTCTGACCCAAAAATCACAGAACTACGTACAGGCAGCCCGCACCCTCGGCTTCGGCAAATTCTACATCATGCTGCGCGAAATCCTGCCGAACATCGGCGGCCCACTCATTGTGGTGGCGACCATGGGCATCGGATCGGCCATCATGGCCGAAGCATCCCTGTCGTTTCTGGGTTTGGGTGTTGTTCCGCCCGCACCGAGTTGGGGAGGCATGCTCGCGCGTGCCCGTGAGCAGCTCATGGTCGCGCCGTGGGTCGCGATCTTCCCGGGTCTCGCCCTCTTCATCACCGTTCTCGGCTTCAACATGCTGGGTGACGGCTTGCGCGACCTGCTCGATCCGCACGGGAGGGCCAAACGGTGA
- a CDS encoding ABC transporter permease, with amino-acid sequence MLMVIGRRLLQSLVTVFAAITLIFFLFSVMPGTFVSSLSSDKRDIDPSVAERIEKELGLKDPLLERFGKYIGGLATGDLGTSFSTQRSVTAMLSSRIVASFKLAVAAIAFAMIVGLPLGFLAAVRQGTWLDTTAMITAVSGLSLPSFWFGLLAMYFISLKLGWLPTFGYGSGNFRNLVLPALTLGIAPMALLARTTRAAVLETMNADFVRTARSKGNSEFRIVTKHMARNAFVLVLTTIGLQFGSMLGGSVVIENLFAWPGIGSLLTQSVSMRDIPTVQGCILMIVLFFLIINTLVDIAYLVIDPRIRYR; translated from the coding sequence ATGTTGATGGTGATTGGCAGGCGACTGCTGCAATCTCTGGTCACGGTTTTTGCTGCAATAACGCTGATCTTCTTCCTATTCAGCGTTATGCCCGGCACATTTGTGTCTTCGCTTTCCAGTGACAAACGCGACATTGACCCTAGCGTTGCCGAACGGATCGAAAAAGAACTAGGCCTGAAAGATCCGTTGTTGGAGCGGTTCGGAAAATACATTGGCGGGCTCGCAACGGGTGATCTCGGCACCTCCTTTTCCACACAGCGTTCTGTCACCGCTATGCTTTCCAGTCGTATCGTCGCTTCGTTCAAACTTGCTGTTGCAGCAATTGCCTTTGCCATGATCGTCGGTCTGCCGCTGGGCTTCCTGGCAGCTGTGCGGCAGGGCACTTGGCTCGATACAACCGCGATGATCACAGCTGTGTCCGGCCTCTCGCTGCCCAGTTTCTGGTTCGGTTTGCTGGCCATGTATTTCATATCGCTGAAGCTTGGCTGGCTGCCTACTTTTGGCTATGGCAGCGGCAATTTCAGAAACCTGGTGCTGCCTGCTTTGACCCTGGGAATCGCCCCTATGGCCCTTTTGGCGCGCACGACCCGGGCGGCTGTGCTGGAGACCATGAATGCTGATTTCGTCCGTACCGCCAGGTCAAAAGGAAATTCGGAATTCCGCATCGTTACCAAGCATATGGCACGCAATGCCTTTGTACTGGTGCTGACAACAATCGGCCTGCAATTCGGCTCGATGCTGGGTGGGTCGGTCGTCATTGAGAACCTGTTTGCCTGGCCGGGTATCGGTTCGCTTTTGACGCAATCTGTTTCGATGCGCGACATACCGACGGTTCAAGGCTGCATTCTCATGATCGTGCTCTTCTTCCTGATCATCAACACGCTTGTCGATATCGCCTATCTCGTGATCGACCCGCGCATTCGATATCGCTGA
- a CDS encoding ABC transporter substrate-binding protein, producing the protein MNYRSIVKAAFLAAALSGAVPTSMAWAAEPTPGGTLHLAAPYGAALKSLDPHATYTSQDMVVSKAFHRSLYTWDSAKNAPALDLAELVQTSEDGKTFTYKLFDNIYFHNGRKLTTDDVVWSYTRVMDPDKGYPGAVQVGTLVGAQEYSKGEAKEISGVKKLDDRTFSLTFKDLVDPGTQFFEAITAILPKEEVESGNFLTHPVGLGPFAFEDHVEGSKISGKKFDKYYKQGKPYADAVDFTISGDNSALDMAFRAGELDATVLSENAYVLYKADPDLSKGLLEISEVFTRHMGFNTEKKPFDDARVRQAINYAVDRDIIIRKLLKDKAYKATGWLPATSPAFDKDRAPYPYDPAKAKELLAAAGYPDGFEVTISVTEGTASLGVLEAMMPFLKEVGITAKAKVVDSNTLVDEMNQGSAMAWFRSAGTGPDPLTALRCFDSRVSRSGCNRSAFKDPAYDAVLDAASAESDPAKRIELLKKADAYIFEKAPVWFNNYNKAVVATQPWIHGVDANVTEAAIIEVDSLWLDDNAPGR; encoded by the coding sequence ATGAACTATCGCTCGATTGTGAAAGCTGCATTCCTTGCCGCCGCCCTGTCAGGGGCTGTTCCTACAAGCATGGCCTGGGCAGCTGAACCCACGCCTGGCGGTACGCTGCACCTGGCAGCACCCTATGGCGCGGCCCTCAAAAGTCTCGACCCGCATGCGACGTACACCTCGCAGGACATGGTCGTCTCCAAGGCGTTTCATCGTTCCCTTTATACGTGGGATTCTGCCAAGAATGCGCCAGCTCTTGACCTGGCCGAACTGGTTCAAACCAGTGAAGACGGCAAAACGTTCACGTACAAGCTTTTTGACAACATCTATTTCCACAATGGACGCAAGCTGACGACAGATGATGTGGTCTGGTCCTACACGCGCGTCATGGACCCGGATAAGGGTTATCCAGGTGCGGTACAGGTCGGCACGCTCGTCGGGGCGCAGGAGTATTCCAAGGGCGAAGCTAAAGAAATCAGCGGTGTGAAAAAGCTTGATGACCGCACTTTCTCGCTGACATTCAAGGACCTTGTTGATCCCGGTACGCAATTCTTCGAAGCGATCACAGCTATTCTGCCGAAAGAAGAAGTCGAGAGCGGAAATTTCCTGACCCATCCGGTTGGGCTCGGACCATTTGCCTTTGAAGATCATGTCGAAGGTTCAAAAATTTCCGGCAAGAAATTCGACAAGTATTATAAGCAGGGCAAGCCCTATGCTGATGCTGTGGATTTTACCATATCCGGCGACAATAGCGCCCTGGATATGGCATTTCGCGCTGGCGAACTGGATGCTACGGTTCTGTCTGAGAACGCCTATGTGCTCTACAAGGCTGATCCGGATCTTTCCAAGGGTCTGCTTGAAATTTCCGAAGTATTTACGCGCCATATGGGCTTCAACACGGAAAAGAAGCCATTTGACGATGCGCGCGTACGTCAGGCGATCAACTACGCTGTAGACCGCGACATCATCATCCGCAAACTTCTCAAAGACAAAGCCTATAAAGCAACGGGCTGGCTACCGGCAACATCCCCGGCCTTTGACAAGGATCGCGCGCCATATCCGTATGATCCTGCGAAAGCAAAGGAACTGCTGGCAGCAGCCGGTTATCCTGATGGCTTTGAAGTTACAATATCAGTAACGGAGGGGACGGCGAGCCTTGGTGTTTTGGAAGCCATGATGCCGTTTCTCAAGGAGGTCGGCATCACTGCCAAGGCCAAGGTAGTGGATTCCAACACGCTGGTTGATGAAATGAATCAGGGATCGGCCATGGCGTGGTTTCGTTCCGCGGGCACTGGACCTGATCCACTCACCGCCTTGCGCTGCTTTGACAGCCGCGTAAGCCGTTCAGGTTGCAACCGCAGTGCCTTCAAGGATCCCGCTTATGACGCAGTTCTGGATGCAGCCTCGGCTGAATCCGATCCGGCCAAGCGAATCGAACTTTTGAAGAAGGCGGATGCCTATATTTTTGAGAAGGCGCCTGTCTGGTTCAACAACTACAATAAAGCAGTCGTCGCGACCCAGCCGTGGATTCACGGAGTTGATGCCAATGTGACCGAAGCTGCGATTATTGAAGTGGATTCGCTTTGGCTCGACGATAACGCGCCTGGCCGTTAA